In a single window of the Falco rusticolus isolate bFalRus1 chromosome 13, bFalRus1.pri, whole genome shotgun sequence genome:
- the SAG gene encoding S-arrestin isoform X1 has product MSCPESQKTGTSGKNASSHKQVIFKKSTRDKALTIYLGKRDFIDNSGNVEPVDGVVLVDPALIKGKEVYVSLTCAFRYGQEDIDVMGLTFRRDLFFSRVQVYPPADKPESLSHLQESLLKKLGKNAYPFFFTFPDYLPCSVCLQPAPRDVDKTCGVDFEVKAFSTENVEERIHKRNSARLLIRKVQYAPDEPGPQPCTETTWQFFMSNKPLYLKACLSKEVYYHGEPIAVTITINNSTEKTVKKIKAQVEQVANVVLYSSDYYTKVVAAEEAQEKVQPNSTLTKTLTLLPLLANNRETREIALDGKLKDEDTNLASSTIIKDGIDKTVMGILVSYKVKVKLTIPGMLGDLTSSEVGTELPFRLMHPKPEEKTPAGKDGEAELVFEEFARQQLKDMLDDEDKNTLSNDD; this is encoded by the exons ATGAGCTGCCCAGAGTCTCAAAAGACGGGGACAAGTGGGAAGAATGCTAGCTCACATAAACAAGTTATCTTCAAAAAAAGCACCCGTGACAAAGCT CTGACCATCTACCTGGGAAAACGGGACTTCATTGACAACTCGGGGAATGTGGAACCTGTAG atggtGTTGTACTGGTGGATCCTGCACTTATCAAGGGGAAAGAAG TGTATGTGTCCCTGACCTGTGCTTTCCGGTATGGCCAGGAAGACATTGATGTGATGGGCCTGACCTTTCGACGGGACCTGTTCTTCTCTAGGGTCCAAGTGTACCCACCTGCTGACAAGCCAGAGTCTCTCTCCCACTTGCAAGAATCTCTGCTGaagaagctgggaaaaaatgcttatccctttttctttaca TTCCCAGATTACCTGCCTTGTTCAGTCTGTCTGCAGCCTGCACCTCGTGATGTTGATAAG ACCTGTGGGGTGGACTTTGAGGTAAAGGCTTTCTCAACAGAGAATGTGGAAGAGAGAATTCATAAGAG gaacTCTGCACGTCTGCTGATCCGTAAGGTGCAATATGCTCCAGATGAACCAGGACCCCAACCTTGTACGGAGACCACCTGGCAGTTCTTCATGTCCAACAAGCCATTATACTTGAAAGCTTGCCTCAGTAAAGAG GTGTACTACCACGGTGAGCCCATTGCAGTCACTATCACCATCAACAACAGtacagagaaaacagtgaagaagATCAAAGCCCAGG TGGAGCAGGTTGCCAATGTGGTTTTGTACTCCAGTGACTACTATACAAAAGTGGTAGCTGCTGAGGAAGCACA GGAAAAGGTTCAGCCAAATAGTACCCTGACCAAGACACTGACACTTTTGCCCTTGCTAGCAAATAATCGGGAGACACGGGAAATAGCTCTGGATGGGAAGCTAAAGGACGAGGACACCAACTTGGCTTCTAGTACTAT TATTAAGGATGGAATAGACAAGACAGTGATGGGGATTCTGGTTTCCTACAAGGTCAAAGTGAAGCTCACTATTCCAGG catGCTGGGAGACCTCACCTCCAG TGAAGTGGGCACAGAGCTGCCATTTCGTCTCATGCACCCTAAACCTGAGGAGAAGACCCCAGCAG GGAAGGATGG tgaAGCAGAGTTGGTATTTGAGGAGTTTGCTCGTCAACAGCTAAAAGATATGCTTGATGATGAAGACAAGAATACACTCTCAAATGATGATTAA
- the SAG gene encoding S-arrestin isoform X2 produces MSCPESQKTGTSGKNASSHKQVIFKKSTRDKALTIYLGKRDFIDNSGNVEPVDGVVLVDPALIKGKEVYVSLTCAFRYGQEDIDVMGLTFRRDLFFSRVQVYPPADKPESLSHLQESLLKKLGKNAYPFFFTFPDYLPCSVCLQPAPRDVDKTCGVDFEVKAFSTENVEERIHKRNSARLLIRKVQYAPDEPGPQPCTETTWQFFMSNKPLYLKACLSKEVYYHGEPIAVTITINNSTEKTVKKIKAQVEQVANVVLYSSDYYTKVVAAEEAQEKVQPNSTLTKTLTLLPLLANNRETREIALDGKLKDEDTNLASSTIIKDGIDKTVMGILVSYKVKVKLTIPGMLGDLTSSEVGTELPFRLMHPKPEEKTPAGKDG; encoded by the exons ATGAGCTGCCCAGAGTCTCAAAAGACGGGGACAAGTGGGAAGAATGCTAGCTCACATAAACAAGTTATCTTCAAAAAAAGCACCCGTGACAAAGCT CTGACCATCTACCTGGGAAAACGGGACTTCATTGACAACTCGGGGAATGTGGAACCTGTAG atggtGTTGTACTGGTGGATCCTGCACTTATCAAGGGGAAAGAAG TGTATGTGTCCCTGACCTGTGCTTTCCGGTATGGCCAGGAAGACATTGATGTGATGGGCCTGACCTTTCGACGGGACCTGTTCTTCTCTAGGGTCCAAGTGTACCCACCTGCTGACAAGCCAGAGTCTCTCTCCCACTTGCAAGAATCTCTGCTGaagaagctgggaaaaaatgcttatccctttttctttaca TTCCCAGATTACCTGCCTTGTTCAGTCTGTCTGCAGCCTGCACCTCGTGATGTTGATAAG ACCTGTGGGGTGGACTTTGAGGTAAAGGCTTTCTCAACAGAGAATGTGGAAGAGAGAATTCATAAGAG gaacTCTGCACGTCTGCTGATCCGTAAGGTGCAATATGCTCCAGATGAACCAGGACCCCAACCTTGTACGGAGACCACCTGGCAGTTCTTCATGTCCAACAAGCCATTATACTTGAAAGCTTGCCTCAGTAAAGAG GTGTACTACCACGGTGAGCCCATTGCAGTCACTATCACCATCAACAACAGtacagagaaaacagtgaagaagATCAAAGCCCAGG TGGAGCAGGTTGCCAATGTGGTTTTGTACTCCAGTGACTACTATACAAAAGTGGTAGCTGCTGAGGAAGCACA GGAAAAGGTTCAGCCAAATAGTACCCTGACCAAGACACTGACACTTTTGCCCTTGCTAGCAAATAATCGGGAGACACGGGAAATAGCTCTGGATGGGAAGCTAAAGGACGAGGACACCAACTTGGCTTCTAGTACTAT TATTAAGGATGGAATAGACAAGACAGTGATGGGGATTCTGGTTTCCTACAAGGTCAAAGTGAAGCTCACTATTCCAGG catGCTGGGAGACCTCACCTCCAG TGAAGTGGGCACAGAGCTGCCATTTCGTCTCATGCACCCTAAACCTGAGGAGAAGACCCCAGCAG GGAAGGATGG CTAG